TTTTTTCCCTCTCTCAAGGAGGaacttttttgttttgttaGGATGTTCACACTGAACTTATTCAGCACCGAAGGGCTCAAATGATAAAGGACAAGATTCTTAAAGGTGAATTGAATGTCAATTCACACTTGCAAAGAGATAAAGGTCTATGCCCCCTCATGCCTGAAGAGGTATGTTTGTTCCAGAAACTTTGGTTTGGattcaatttctttgtttcaGTGTTAAGAAATATATTTGACTTTATCAAGTGTGAGAACCTTCCAGTACAGTTTCAGAGTATAGTTTGTTGTGCAGAATAAAATGCCATGATCTTTAGGATCTACTTTAGACTTGAGGACTCCCATTTGAGGGAATCTCAGCGTCTACTAGGTTGACCAATTTTACAATTATCTATGTTGCATGAGTAATGTGGCCTTTGAGAGCATTGCTTCTAATTATGTGCACAAAGATGAATTGTATTttgaaatttcaaaattttactCCTGGGAGGTGGTTATTATTTTGACTTTTGCAGGTTGGCATTCTCCTTCGAGTAATGGGTTATCCTGCCAAAACAATTATCTACGTTGCCGGCTCTGAAACATTTGGAGGTCAACGCGTTTTAATTCCTTTGCGAGCCATGTTTACCAACACTGTGGATCACACTTCCTTGTGTAGTGAAAGAGAGTTGTCTGAGTTGTTTGGACCGGAAACATCTCTTATTCCAAAGTCATATCGAGCACCTCCTGCAAAAAGTCAGAAAGTACTTACAGATGAATGGAAGAGGGCTGGTCCTCGTCCTAggcctcttcctccccctccaGATAGACCAATTTATCAACATGAAAAAGAAGGTTGGTATGCTTGGATCACTGAGACGCCAATAGAGCCTGATCCTTCACCCTTGGATCTGAGGATGAGAGCGCATAGGTTACTTTGGGATGCACTAGATTACATTGTTTCTTTAGAGGCAGATGCCTTCTTTCCTGGATTTAACAATGATGCTAGTGGATGGCCAGATTTTTCAAGCCTGGTCATGGGACATCGACTTTATGAGACTGCTGCTTCAAGAACATACCGACCAGACAGGTAAAATGCACCTTGCAGTTGAAATCAATTGGTTGATATTTGTATAGGACATATGGCAGTTTCATCAAAAGAATTAAACCTCCTGATTTTTCAAAGGAACCAAATTTTCTAGGTCACTAGTTGAATAGCCTGCATAACATGACATATAGTTGGAGGATCTGTTGCTTTCTGGGCCAGGGCCAGGCGGGGGAAGGGGTAAAAGTGTAGGGAAGATGAACCGTATTTACATCGTTACTCCATTtcttaataataatttagagtGACTTTAGAACATATTTTTATCTACGGAAAACTTAAAATCTTATGTCCTATTTCAGACATCCATGAGCAACACATCTGCATGTCTCTGGTACTTTCCTGTTCCTTTTGAAGATTCTTGAACTTGTTCCatgcattaattaaaataataatcattataaaattttatggtATACCCTCATTTGAATATACGTGCATTTTGAATGTTCATCCTTTACTGTGTCACTTTGATTCCTTGAGTGTTTTCCTGCATATCTGCATCTTAGTCCTTAGGTAAAGAGTCTGGTGGATTCTGCTGCAGTTGTGTATCTCCTAAATTTGCATTTATTGTGACAGTACTCTGTTCGGTATTTTACAGGAAAGTAGTTGCAGAACTTTTCAACATAACTCGGGAAAATATGTACCATCCCAAACATAATTGGACAATTTTAGTGCAAGAACATCTAAACAGAAGTTTAGCCGAAGAAGGACTCATAAGGCAATCTCTCCTGTCAAAACCGGCAGTGTTCCTTTCCCATCCACTTCCGGAATGCTCTTGTAGAATAGCATCTTCCAAGGTTGTAAATCACGTTAGAGGTCAGAACGGCCGGTATCTCTATGGAGATGAAGACCAGTGTCCCAAGTGGATGCAGCGCGCAAATATGGCAGGTTCTGTACTGAAAGAAGGCACCAAATCTGAAGATGATGAGCCAGATTATGAAAGTAATGACTTTGTTGATGAATCTGACAAAAGTGAGGGTAAAACTAATCAGAGTCAAATCTGGGATCAAGACGAAGAAATGGATCCAAATGACTAAAAATTGATGTGCATAAATAACTATGGTCTATAGTTATACGTTTTCCACATTTCCTTAATTTCTTTGAGAGGTATAGGTTATTGCGGAGCATAGTGGGTATTCAAATCTATTCTTTCATTAGTTTTGGACGAAGAACATTAATATATTCTTTTCTTACTTTATGTTTACCACTTCCAAGGGAATTTTTGTTGTAACATACACATtacaaaacagaaaagaaaaaagattacGTTCTGGCTTAATTGGAGCCAACAGATGAGCATTCTaagtaaatttttatttctcCTGTTTGCTATTTAAGATAGCTGCTTAGTTGTTCCGATGAATGATTCCTTAGTGCCTCATTGTTGGTGCACAAATAAATTGATGGTTGCATGAAAGAAATATAGATGCAACGGTTCTTATTTGATTATATTTATCTTATTCTCTCAAAATTTTGACTACCAGCTCTTAATGTGAGCCGTATAGGATGCAAGCACTTGTCAAAAGAGTCGATCAAAAATTACTATAGGTTTTCGAATtgttcatttaaaaaaattgaaacccTTCTTATTTAGATAGCTATaatacttttcaaaaattagaattcTTGATCAATGAAAGAACAATATCACTATTTTTTCTCAATAAGATAGCAAAGTGAATAATTGACTTATTTTACATTAcaaaaaattgcaagaaatcTTTTGATAATACGGATTCTTATGTTTCAATAATATTTCACTATCAAAACAATTG
This sequence is a window from Arachis stenosperma cultivar V10309 chromosome 10, arast.V10309.gnm1.PFL2, whole genome shotgun sequence. Protein-coding genes within it:
- the LOC130955245 gene encoding protein EMBRYO SAC DEVELOPMENT ARREST 30 — its product is MAFITKIKWVVLSVITLSLASIIIHLSLAKFWAVNIVQYKAMPSLPENFVPTSGGQVIKNKKLWGSIQSLEALQPYANARSNYSAPKDQSNRFIYAKVFGGFANIRSSICDLVAVARFLNATLIIPEIQESTRSKGISSMFNSFSYIYNVDQFIAYLKNDVNIARTLPEGLMERRRKNEIPSFKTTSSASPDFYLDQILPKLKQSKVIGLIITNGGALQSILPPGMEDIQRLRCRVAFHALEFRPEIQRLGRRMVHKLRAYGQPFLVYHPGLLRDTLAYNGCGELFQDVHTELIQHRRAQMIKDKILKGELNVNSHLQRDKGLCPLMPEEVGILLRVMGYPAKTIIYVAGSETFGGQRVLIPLRAMFTNTVDHTSLCSERELSELFGPETSLIPKSYRAPPAKSQKVLTDEWKRAGPRPRPLPPPPDRPIYQHEKEGWYAWITETPIEPDPSPLDLRMRAHRLLWDALDYIVSLEADAFFPGFNNDASGWPDFSSLVMGHRLYETAASRTYRPDRKVVAELFNITRENMYHPKHNWTILVQEHLNRSLAEEGLIRQSLLSKPAVFLSHPLPECSCRIASSKVVNHVRGQNGRYLYGDEDQCPKWMQRANMAGSVLKEGTKSEDDEPDYESNDFVDESDKSEGKTNQSQIWDQDEEMDPND